A genomic stretch from Xenopus laevis strain J_2021 chromosome 6S, Xenopus_laevis_v10.1, whole genome shotgun sequence includes:
- the stam.S gene encoding signal transducing adapter molecule 1 isoform X1, with product MPLFTSNPYDPDVEKATSELNTAEDWGLILDLCDKVGQSRTGPKDCLRSIMRRVNHKDPHVAMQALTLLGACVSNCGKIFHLEVCSRDFASEVSSVLNKGHPKVCEKLKALMVEWADEFKNDPQLSLISAMIKNLKEQGVTFPAVGSQAAEQAKASPALVAKDPGTTATKKEEEDLAKAIELSLNEQKQQSTVSGLYPSTSLLTALKPEGRKVQAIYDFEAAEDNELTFKAGDIVTVLDDSDPNWWKGETNEGIGLFPSNFVTADLSAELEIVKTEKKTVQFSDEVQVETIEEEPEPAYIDEDKMDHLLQMLQSADPSDGLPDPADLLHLEAACHQMGPLIDEKLEDIDRKHSELSELNVKVMEALSLYTKLMNEDPMYSMYAKMQNQQFYMQSAAVPPQQSYQGPHPNTAYLVTGNAQMGHIQTYPVPAEQLPSLNQGAVPHPASSELPSQSPQASYNPTVISSTPGNIYMNQVTGHSLNPSASAAPIDITAYQNGIGTTQNTKIGEKTTNKRNSMELAGFNMKPLQRSHFHGGQMVTSCVLFVIIICLSVSAPITTSLPHAL from the exons AGAAAGCAACCAGCGAACTTAACACAGCTGAGGACTGGGGACTTATCCTGGATCTTTGTGATAAAGTCGGTCAGTCAAGAACAGG ACCTAAAGACTGCCTACGGTCCATAATGAGAAGAGTGAACCATAAAGATCCTCATGTGGCAATGCAAGCACTTACG TTACTTGGTGCCTGCGTGTCGAACTGTGGAAAGATCTTTCACTTAGAAGTATGCTCCAGAGATTTTGCAAGTGAAGTTAGCAGCGTTTTAAATAAG GGACATCCAAAGGTGTGTGAGAAGTTAAAAGCTCTGATGGTGGAATGGGCTGACGAGTTCAAGAATGACCCTCAACTGAGTTTAATATCAGCTATGATAAAGAATCTCAAGGAGCAGGGAGTCACTTTCCCTGCAGTTGGCTCCCAG GCTGCAGAGCAAGCAAAGGCCAGTCCAGCATTAGTCGCTAAGGACCCAGGAACAACGGCTActaagaaagaagaagaggatcTTGCAAAAG caatagAATTATCACTAAACGAGCAAAAGCAACAAAGCACTGTTTCAGGTCTATATCCCAGCACCAGCCTCCTGACCGCACTAAAACCAGAGGGGAGAAAAGTGCAGGCTATTTATGACTTTGAAGCTGCTGAAGACAATGAATTAACTTTTAAGGCAGGGGACATAGTTACAGTTCTGGATGACAG TGACCCCAACTGGTGGAAAGGCGAAACTAATGAAGGAATTGGACTCTTTCCTTCTAACTTTGTCACAGCCGACCTTTCTGCTGAACTGGAGATTG taaaaactgAGAAGAAAACTGTACAGTTCAGTGATGAAGTTCAGGTAGAGACAATTGAGGAGGAACCTGAGCCAGCTTACATTGATGAG gatAAAATGGATCacttactacagatgcttcagagtGCAGATCCATCGGATGGTTTGCCAGACCCTGCAGATTTACTTCACCTGGAAG CTGCTTGCCATCAGATGGGACCTTTAATAGATGAAAAACTTGAAGACATTGACAG aaaacactCTGAACTCTCGGAGCTTAATGTTAAAGTAATGGAAGCGCTCTCCTTATATACCAAGTTAATGAATGAGGACCCAATGTATTCTATGTATGCAAAGATGCAGAACCAACAGTTTTACATGCAGTCAGCTGCTGTTCCGCCTCAACAG tcCTATCAGGGCCCCCATCCGAACACTGCCTATCTTGTTACAGGGAATGCACAGATGGGCCATATTCAGACCTACCCAGTCCCGGCAGAACAACTTCCTTCTCTAAATCAGGGAGCCGTTCCACACCCTGCAAGCTCTGAGCTGCCCAGCCAGTCCCCGCAAGCTTCCTATAA TCCTACAGTGATCAGTTCTACACCAGGAAATATATACATGAACCAGGTCACAGGCCATAGCCTGAATCCTTCCGCCAGTGCTGCTCCCATCGATATCACTGCTTATCAGAATGGCATTGGTACCACCCAG AACACTAAAATTGGAGAGAAAACAACAAATAAACGGAACAGCATGGAGCTTGCTGGTTTTAACATGAAACCTTTACAAAGGTCACACTTTCATGGTGGACAAATGGTAACGTCCTGTGTTTTGTTTGTGATCATAATATGCTTGTCGGTTTCAGCTCCAATAACGACCTCTCTTCCCCATGCACTATGA
- the stam.S gene encoding signal transducing adapter molecule 1 isoform X2, with amino-acid sequence MRRVNHKDPHVAMQALTLLGACVSNCGKIFHLEVCSRDFASEVSSVLNKGHPKVCEKLKALMVEWADEFKNDPQLSLISAMIKNLKEQGVTFPAVGSQAAEQAKASPALVAKDPGTTATKKEEEDLAKAIELSLNEQKQQSTVSGLYPSTSLLTALKPEGRKVQAIYDFEAAEDNELTFKAGDIVTVLDDSDPNWWKGETNEGIGLFPSNFVTADLSAELEIVKTEKKTVQFSDEVQVETIEEEPEPAYIDEDKMDHLLQMLQSADPSDGLPDPADLLHLEAACHQMGPLIDEKLEDIDRKHSELSELNVKVMEALSLYTKLMNEDPMYSMYAKMQNQQFYMQSAAVPPQQSYQGPHPNTAYLVTGNAQMGHIQTYPVPAEQLPSLNQGAVPHPASSELPSQSPQASYNPTVISSTPGNIYMNQVTGHSLNPSASAAPIDITAYQNGIGTTQNTKIGEKTTNKRNSMELAGFNMKPLQRSHFHGGQMVTSCVLFVIIICLSVSAPITTSLPHAL; translated from the exons ATGAGAAGAGTGAACCATAAAGATCCTCATGTGGCAATGCAAGCACTTACG TTACTTGGTGCCTGCGTGTCGAACTGTGGAAAGATCTTTCACTTAGAAGTATGCTCCAGAGATTTTGCAAGTGAAGTTAGCAGCGTTTTAAATAAG GGACATCCAAAGGTGTGTGAGAAGTTAAAAGCTCTGATGGTGGAATGGGCTGACGAGTTCAAGAATGACCCTCAACTGAGTTTAATATCAGCTATGATAAAGAATCTCAAGGAGCAGGGAGTCACTTTCCCTGCAGTTGGCTCCCAG GCTGCAGAGCAAGCAAAGGCCAGTCCAGCATTAGTCGCTAAGGACCCAGGAACAACGGCTActaagaaagaagaagaggatcTTGCAAAAG caatagAATTATCACTAAACGAGCAAAAGCAACAAAGCACTGTTTCAGGTCTATATCCCAGCACCAGCCTCCTGACCGCACTAAAACCAGAGGGGAGAAAAGTGCAGGCTATTTATGACTTTGAAGCTGCTGAAGACAATGAATTAACTTTTAAGGCAGGGGACATAGTTACAGTTCTGGATGACAG TGACCCCAACTGGTGGAAAGGCGAAACTAATGAAGGAATTGGACTCTTTCCTTCTAACTTTGTCACAGCCGACCTTTCTGCTGAACTGGAGATTG taaaaactgAGAAGAAAACTGTACAGTTCAGTGATGAAGTTCAGGTAGAGACAATTGAGGAGGAACCTGAGCCAGCTTACATTGATGAG gatAAAATGGATCacttactacagatgcttcagagtGCAGATCCATCGGATGGTTTGCCAGACCCTGCAGATTTACTTCACCTGGAAG CTGCTTGCCATCAGATGGGACCTTTAATAGATGAAAAACTTGAAGACATTGACAG aaaacactCTGAACTCTCGGAGCTTAATGTTAAAGTAATGGAAGCGCTCTCCTTATATACCAAGTTAATGAATGAGGACCCAATGTATTCTATGTATGCAAAGATGCAGAACCAACAGTTTTACATGCAGTCAGCTGCTGTTCCGCCTCAACAG tcCTATCAGGGCCCCCATCCGAACACTGCCTATCTTGTTACAGGGAATGCACAGATGGGCCATATTCAGACCTACCCAGTCCCGGCAGAACAACTTCCTTCTCTAAATCAGGGAGCCGTTCCACACCCTGCAAGCTCTGAGCTGCCCAGCCAGTCCCCGCAAGCTTCCTATAA TCCTACAGTGATCAGTTCTACACCAGGAAATATATACATGAACCAGGTCACAGGCCATAGCCTGAATCCTTCCGCCAGTGCTGCTCCCATCGATATCACTGCTTATCAGAATGGCATTGGTACCACCCAG AACACTAAAATTGGAGAGAAAACAACAAATAAACGGAACAGCATGGAGCTTGCTGGTTTTAACATGAAACCTTTACAAAGGTCACACTTTCATGGTGGACAAATGGTAACGTCCTGTGTTTTGTTTGTGATCATAATATGCTTGTCGGTTTCAGCTCCAATAACGACCTCTCTTCCCCATGCACTATGA
- the stam.S gene encoding signal transducing adapter molecule 1 isoform X3, translated as MPLFTSNPYDPDVEKATSELNTAEDWGLILDLCDKVGQSRTGPKDCLRSIMRRVNHKDPHVAMQALTLLGACVSNCGKIFHLEVCSRDFASEVSSVLNKGHPKVCEKLKALMVEWADEFKNDPQLSLISAMIKNLKEQGVTFPAVGSQAAEQAKASPALVAKDPGTTATKKEEEDLAKAIELSLNEQKQQSTVSGLYPSTSLLTALKPEGRKVQAIYDFEAAEDNELTFKAGDIVTVLDDSDPNWWKGETNEGIGLFPSNFVTADLSAELEIVKTEKKTVQFSDEVQVETIEEEPEPAYIDEDKMDHLLQMLQSADPSDGLPDPADLLHLEAACHQMGPLIDEKLEDIDRKHSELSELNVKVMEALSLYTKLMNEDPMYSMYAKMQNQQFYMQSAAVPPQQSYQGPHPNTAYLVTGNAQMGHIQTYPVPAEQLPSLNQGAVPHPASSELPSQSPQASYK; from the exons AGAAAGCAACCAGCGAACTTAACACAGCTGAGGACTGGGGACTTATCCTGGATCTTTGTGATAAAGTCGGTCAGTCAAGAACAGG ACCTAAAGACTGCCTACGGTCCATAATGAGAAGAGTGAACCATAAAGATCCTCATGTGGCAATGCAAGCACTTACG TTACTTGGTGCCTGCGTGTCGAACTGTGGAAAGATCTTTCACTTAGAAGTATGCTCCAGAGATTTTGCAAGTGAAGTTAGCAGCGTTTTAAATAAG GGACATCCAAAGGTGTGTGAGAAGTTAAAAGCTCTGATGGTGGAATGGGCTGACGAGTTCAAGAATGACCCTCAACTGAGTTTAATATCAGCTATGATAAAGAATCTCAAGGAGCAGGGAGTCACTTTCCCTGCAGTTGGCTCCCAG GCTGCAGAGCAAGCAAAGGCCAGTCCAGCATTAGTCGCTAAGGACCCAGGAACAACGGCTActaagaaagaagaagaggatcTTGCAAAAG caatagAATTATCACTAAACGAGCAAAAGCAACAAAGCACTGTTTCAGGTCTATATCCCAGCACCAGCCTCCTGACCGCACTAAAACCAGAGGGGAGAAAAGTGCAGGCTATTTATGACTTTGAAGCTGCTGAAGACAATGAATTAACTTTTAAGGCAGGGGACATAGTTACAGTTCTGGATGACAG TGACCCCAACTGGTGGAAAGGCGAAACTAATGAAGGAATTGGACTCTTTCCTTCTAACTTTGTCACAGCCGACCTTTCTGCTGAACTGGAGATTG taaaaactgAGAAGAAAACTGTACAGTTCAGTGATGAAGTTCAGGTAGAGACAATTGAGGAGGAACCTGAGCCAGCTTACATTGATGAG gatAAAATGGATCacttactacagatgcttcagagtGCAGATCCATCGGATGGTTTGCCAGACCCTGCAGATTTACTTCACCTGGAAG CTGCTTGCCATCAGATGGGACCTTTAATAGATGAAAAACTTGAAGACATTGACAG aaaacactCTGAACTCTCGGAGCTTAATGTTAAAGTAATGGAAGCGCTCTCCTTATATACCAAGTTAATGAATGAGGACCCAATGTATTCTATGTATGCAAAGATGCAGAACCAACAGTTTTACATGCAGTCAGCTGCTGTTCCGCCTCAACAG tcCTATCAGGGCCCCCATCCGAACACTGCCTATCTTGTTACAGGGAATGCACAGATGGGCCATATTCAGACCTACCCAGTCCCGGCAGAACAACTTCCTTCTCTAAATCAGGGAGCCGTTCCACACCCTGCAAGCTCTGAGCTGCCCAGCCAGTCCCCGCAAGCTTCCTATAAGTAA